A section of the Macadamia integrifolia cultivar HAES 741 chromosome 9, SCU_Mint_v3, whole genome shotgun sequence genome encodes:
- the LOC122089898 gene encoding F-box/WD-40 repeat-containing protein At5g21040 yields MALECHGTGNSKDSPDHIDNNPWDEEVAPTQFGSSIPRAISGFVFRKERHESVLPEPSSEFHPKKGITSSGSQKLSPSNDSASNGLRNITDLPPALLSEILHCLDAKELGIVSCVSTFLYQLACNHYGWKELYCERWGLPLGSARPGSEFPDEKSWKKLFVEREYRSKTFMGRYSIDVLYGHTEAVRAVFLLTPAKLIFTGGYDSIIRMWDMEEGLSIASSRPLGCTIRAVAADTKLLVAGGTDGFLQCWKAVAGLPHLFDITGAQNHSSEFRLWEHKGPVTCLALDPMRIYSGSWDMTVLVWDRSLFKCVKILMHGDWVWSLVPRGSNIASTAGRDVYMWDIDSGDQLTMIENVHTGNTCALARSYMGDLLFTGGEDGAIHMFEIKSHSMVTNATKVATWIPHSGSVHSLTFEFPWLVSASSDGKLSLIDVRKLLKASKRSWSRNPSKVNRSAAVSVEAPQRMLHGFGCNLFSVDIGADRIVCGGEEGVVRMWNFSQALEIERRVRALRGIRLENRMRRRKIQTEMNTKGGRADQCSVAAKKNQINGDRSVWHAKRGVSGKLKA; encoded by the coding sequence ATGGCATTGGAATGCCACGGGACTGGAAATTCGAAGGATTCTCCAGATCATATAGATAATAATCCTTGGGACGAGGAGGTTGCACCTACCCAGTTCGGATCCTCTATTCCTCGTGCTATATCAGGATTTGTTTTCAGAAAAGAAAGGCATGAATCTGTACTGCCGGAGCCCAGTTCTGAATTTCATCCCAAGAAGGGAATTACATCTTCTGGTAGTCAGAAACTTTCTCCATCAAATGACTCTGCTTCTAATGGACTTCGTAATATAACTGACCTTCCACCGGCCTTGTTATCCGAAATCCTCCACTGCCTTGATGCTAAAGAGCTGGGTATTGTTTCCTGTGTGTCGACATTCCTCTACCAGCTTGCGTGTAACCACTATGGTTGGAAGGAGTTATATTGTGAAAGATGGGGTCTGCCATTGGGTTCAGCTCGGCCAGGTTCAGAATTTCCAGATGAGAAATCTTGGAAGAAGCTTTTCGTAGAGAGAGAGTACAGGAGCAAGACCTTCATGGGCCGTTATAGTATTGATGTTCTCTATGGCCACACTGAAGCAGTTCGGGCGGTTTTCCTTCTAACACCGGCAAAGCTTATATTTACTGGAGGTTACGATTCCATTATTCGCATGTGGGACATGGAAGAAGGGTTGTCAATTGCATCTTCCCGTCCACTGGGATGCACTATCCGGGCGGTTGCAGctgataccaaacttttggtggCAGGGGGAACTGATGGCTTCCTCCAGTGTTGGAAAGCAGTGGCTGGGCTTCCTCATTTGTTTGACATTACGGGCGCCCAGAATCATAGTTCTGAGTTTCGGCTGTGGGAACATAAAGGGCCTGTAACTTGCCTTGCATTAGATCCCATGAGGATTTACAGTGGTTCATGGGACATGACTGTGCTTGTTTGGGACCGATCTCTCTTTAAGTGTGTAAAAATATTAATGCATGGTGATTGGGTTTGGAGCCTTGTTCCTCGTGGTTCCAATATAGCAAGCACGGCAGGCAGGGATGTTTACATGTGGGACATTGACAGTGGGGATCAGCTTACCATGATTGAAAATGTTCATACTGGTAACACTTGTGCCTTGGCACGTAGTTATATGGGGGATCTTCTGTTCACTGGAGGAGAGGATGGAGCAATACACATGTTTGAGATCAAAAGCCACAGCATGGTTACTAATGCTACTAAGGTTGCAACTTGGATCCCTCACTCTGGTTCTGTTCACTCCCTCACATTTGAGTTCCCCTGGCTCGTTTCGGCTTCAAGCGATGGAAAGCTTTCACTGATTGATGTGAGAAAGTTACTAAAGGCAAGCAAGCGCTCTTGGTCAAGAAACCCCAGCAAAGTTAACAGGTCGGCTGCTGTGAGTGTGGAGGCTCCACAGAGGATGCTACATGGTTTTGGGTGCAATCTGTTTTCAGTGGACATTGGTGCTGATCGCATTGTATGTGGTGGTGAGGAAGGTGTAGTTAGGATGTGGAACTTCTCGCAAGCCTTGGAAATTGAGCGGAGGGTTAGGGCATTAAGGGGCATCCGGCTAGAAAACCGGATGAGGCGGCGGAAGATCCAAACTGAAATGAACACCAAGGGTGGCCGGGCTGATCAATGTTCAGTTGCTGCCAAGAAGAACCAAATCAATGGCGATAGGAGTGTCTGGCATGCTAAGCGTGGGGTTAGTGGGAAGTTGAAAGCTTAG